The genomic stretch CTCGCTCTGCACGCAGTAGGCGCACTGGTGGCACTGCTTGCAGTCCACGCAGTGCGAGCAGTTGTTGCACAGCTCGCACCGGGTGCAGTGCGTGCACTGGTAGCAGCTGTCGCAGTCGCGGCAGAACATGCAGTTGGCGCACCGCTCGCAGCCCTCGCAGGCGTAGGAGCCGGGGTTGCCCGGGTCCGCCGTATAGAGCTTGGCCAGCCTCTGGTACTGATCGAGGAACTCGCGCTTGCCCATCGAGCTCACTTCCTGGCGCGCCGCCGCCTCCTGCGCGAGCACGTCCGGTGCGTTGGCCCGCGTCCCTCTATCCTTCACCACGGATGCTCCTTTCCCTGGCGGTCCGGGCCGCCGGGCGGCTGGCTCAATCTCGCCAGCCCCTCGAGGTCGATACCACGCGCCACCCGGCGCACCTCCACGGTGCCCGGGAAACCGCGGCTGCTCACCGCCACCACGTAGCGGTTGCCCACCAGCAGGCTGGCCTCGGCCAGCCCATTCGTCTCGTCGTAGCGTACGAAGCCCACCGCCTCCTTGTCCTTCCAGAAGATGGGGGCGGTGGGATCATTCGGCGCGCGGGAGCGGCCCTCCTCGGCCGCGGAGCGGATGGCCTGCCCCAGTTTCTCCCCCAGGGTGGTGTCCACGATGCGCACCTTCACCTCCCGCTCCTCACCACGAGTGAAGCTGCGCTCGGCCTCGCTGACGGACACGTCGCCGTAGCGGCCGGTGGAG from Archangium lipolyticum encodes the following:
- a CDS encoding caib/baif family protein, producing MVKDRGTRANAPDVLAQEAAARQEVSSMGKREFLDQYQRLAKLYTADPGNPGSYACEGCERCANCMFCRDCDSCYQCTHCTRCELCNNCSHCVDCKQCHQCAYCVQSENCTGSAYLVLCRNMSDSNYCFGSVGLSKKDFHILNVPFPRTEYFKQVKRLREELGI